Proteins co-encoded in one Polaromonas vacuolata genomic window:
- the cyaY gene encoding iron donor protein CyaY, which produces MNELEYIDHAEAALKAVELACDRINDESDVDLDNQRTGGMITLSFANGSQIIINLQKPLQEIWMAARAGGFHYKFSGTQWLDTKTHLEFFADLSRYASVQAGQPLVFSA; this is translated from the coding sequence ATGAACGAGCTTGAATATATTGACCATGCGGAAGCGGCCCTTAAAGCCGTTGAATTAGCCTGCGACCGCATCAACGATGAGTCTGATGTCGACCTCGACAATCAGCGCACTGGCGGCATGATCACACTGAGCTTTGCTAACGGCAGCCAAATCATCATTAACCTGCAAAAGCCACTGCAGGAAATTTGGATGGCAGCTAGGGCTGGCGGTTTTCACTATAAATTTTCTGGCACTCAGTGGCTCGATACCAAAACCCATTTAGAATTTTTCGCTGATCTGTCCCGCTACGCCAGTGTGCAAGCCGGCCAACCACTGGTTTTTAGTGCTTGA
- a CDS encoding lipoprotein — MVFSIQILGCQPSAPLRQGLVALASLIGLCSLVGCGQTGPLFLPVLPPATATAITTLPTSKASSATPIAITQPSIAASAPQ; from the coding sequence ATGGTTTTTTCAATACAAATTTTAGGCTGTCAGCCGTCAGCCCCTCTCCGCCAAGGGCTTGTTGCTCTGGCGAGTCTGATCGGATTGTGCAGCCTTGTCGGTTGCGGTCAAACCGGTCCTCTGTTTCTACCCGTTTTACCCCCCGCAACAGCCACCGCAATTACAACTTTGCCGACGAGCAAAGCCAGTAGCGCCACACCAATCGCCATAACGCAACCATCCATCGCCGCATCAGCACCCCAATGA